The DNA region TTGCGGATTACTATAAGACTTGTAAAATTTGCATTGTGACGTTTAATATTAGAACTGAAGAATTTATAATTATATCATCATTGTGGGATGGTCACATTTGGTGGAACTACTATATTCAATACCAGTTGATAGAAGTTGAAGGTAAATTAGCCGTCATTGATTCTTCATCGGGATGGAGAGGAGAAATGCAAGCTAGAATTTGGATTTTACAAAACCGTCATGATGAAACAGAAGAATGGGTGCATCAAGAATTAGTTTCAGAAGAAGATAAATGTTGTATTAATAGTGAAAATATCATATTAGCTGACAGGAACATGGCCACAGAGGCAGATCCAgaatttgaaatttatgggttCCCGTTTTCCAGCGatctcaaatatatatatatatatatatatataaaccattTCGAAGGGCCATGAAATGGTTAGAAAAAATTGTGAGAAATTGTATTACAATATACGAGGAAAACAACCAAAACAAATGAGGAAGAAGAATGAATTAGCGCCTGAGATTTGGGCTTCAACAAGCTTTAAATTTGGATGGTCTCTTTTAATTAGACTTTTGTGATTTTTAATgaggaaaaaaaaatgaggaagAAGAATGAATTAGCCTTAGATTTGGGCTTCAACAAGTTTTAAATTTGAATGGTCTCTTTTAGTTAGACTTTTGTGATTTTTAATGAGGAAAAGAGAAATAAAACTGGTGTTTGGTTAAAAAAATGAAACAGGACTTTAAAACAGCCCAGCAGGTTTTGAACCCTGATCATGGACAGCAAAGCTTTAGCCGACCCCTTCTTTACCATCGGACACAACGCATCTTTGACATGTGTTCACAGcgaaatatatttatatattcaaCGGATTTCACAGTATAAATATATGGTCAGGGCAAACGTTAATGGGTTCCCGAGAACCTCCACCGGCactgtagatccgcccctgcatGGCCAGGTCCAAGTCCAAGCTCAAGTCAAATACAATATTCTTATATGATTTGGAAAAATATTGGTGGGGAGCTATAAAAATCTTGGGGCTTGCAAAAAAGAGGGATAAGATTACTCGTATATATAGTTATGATGAGGATAGCCTTTACTTGCTTTGACAAATTTAATTTGATGTTACATACTTTGGTATTTTTAACCATTTAGAATTTTGATTCTTTTCTTCAGGAATTCTAACTAGTAATTCTACTTTGACCTAATCTTGTTATAGTTGTCTCAGCTATAGAAAATTATTTGTATGCGATTTTTGATGGATAATTGTTAGAAATTTGGTGaataataaattatttatatatttagTTTTTTGTCAAGGGTCACACTTGCCGGAAAGTTTTCCGAAATCCAGCAATTTTGGTGTATTTATTATTCTCCAATAAAGTAAATTGTGTCATTATTTTCTGTTAGAATATATAGAGTGCACTAAGCTATTATCATAACTGCGACCTTTTCCACTCCTGCCACGGCGTGCATTCTAGTACTCCCTCCTGTTAAAAATAAGTGTTCGCTTAACTTTTTTCACGCCCCTtaataaaatattaatttatAAAAGAAAACTCTATTtctttgaagaaaaaaaatatttttactaaattatcaTTAATTAATAAAACTCTTACCTATTTATTATCTTGAGTAAATAGgggaaaatataaaaaaataaagttaattccttcttgattatataagtggacacttattttgaaccaaaattaaaagattaagtggacacttattttgaatgaaaggGCGTACTACTCTTGATCTTATTTGATTCTTGAAATTTATCAAAAGTGCTTCCTTAAAATATTCTGACGGCTATAATTAACTAaccttatgaaaagaaaaaattaaGTGGAACTCACGTTTAGAAGTGCAATTTGTACAATTTCTATTATATTTTTATCTAATTTTGATATCACGTGTTTACACTTTCAATTATTTTTGATATATTCCTAGTGTATGCGGTAGCTTTTTGGTGTTGCAATTTCATTAGACAAACAAACTGTCACAACAAGATAAGGCGATCAATTAGTCATCAAAGAAAATTATTTCTTTGTTAGGTGAAAAATGAGTGATGTGCATCTTAACGGTGCATAGGTTATAATACTTGTGATTTAAGCAAAGAATAAGAAACATAAATTAATTGTAGGTTTCCCCAAATTGGGAAGGTGTCCATGTCCTCGTAAATTGGGAAAAAGTTGGTCATGTACTGTTGCCTATTTAGGACCAATAAGTACGCATTGGTTCATGAAATGTTTCTTTTATATAATATATTAAATAATTCTCTATCTCACGAATAATATTTACATAAATTGAGCATCTAATTAAATGTTAGGTGGATGTAATACTCCAATATAAAACAAGCTTACTTTGTTTATATATATTCCACCATTCACATTCACCCATATTTATATTTCcctattatttattaattattttgttattaattaaCCTAAACAATCGCCTAGCCAATAGATTAAATTAAAAATAGCCGACGAATACATAATATATGAATAATTCATATAAAATATGTGTTGTGAATAACTATGTATAACCAACATATAATTTATATATACGGTTAGAAAAATAAACAGTGAATTAGGCATATAAAGATCCCTTAATTTATGAAGTACTTGGAGAGCCCTTCTTAATTTTTTTGGTGCGATCTGCCGAATAATAGGTCCCCACAGCCTAATGCGTGGTTcattttgattttgtttgttgTGCCTATTTTCTAGTGATAGCATAGTCCTACTACAATAGGGTAAAGTTTATGGTTAAAATTCACAAATAGCTATGTTCTAGGTCTTTGTAACCGAAAAATTACAGTTTTAATGGAGTTTTGAATTTCAAAAGTGAAATTCCAATCTATCGACATTATCGTGAAATTCTATGCTAGTGGATATTTTTCAAAGACATAGCAGAAAATAGTCATTTAAATAAAATATACTCGCACTTGATATTTACACCGGGCTGGAGCAACCTTATGCATTGTGTAGTTCACTATTTACGCTTCTAGTTAGTTAATTGAATTAAGCTTTGATTGATTCCAAAGTAATTATTTCATATTTCGTATCTCATATTTCAACTTGACaaattttcagcttataagaGTTTGTTATTAGTTTTCAAATGTTACTTTAAATAAAAGAATTTCCGTAATTATTTATTTTGTCTAAAAGTTGATCGAATTAAtctccaaaaaaataaaataaagaaacaacaAAGGCATAGAAAAGTAGTTTATAAGGTTTTGCAAAAGTCAGAAAATAATTAAAGTTTGGTTGAAACGCAGTTTTGGCAAAAGCACATAGAAGTTGTTTAAGAAAGGAAACATAAAAAATCGGCATGGACTAGTTTGGTCCAATCTAATGGACAAGCCAGTCCAAcacaaatcatttttttttgtgcggactgtccttcaaaggcattggtctttaattttcgtccctcaaatttgaaatctttaatttttgtccttcgcctaaaattTATGGGTTCAAGGTTCGAACCTCCGCTcagtcaaatattaaaaaaaaaaaaaatgcaaggcaGAAGTTTATagtaaagttaggcctattcgggcaaagttaAGCCTATTCAGGCagacttaaggcaaacttttgcctGAATACGCCTAACTTTGttcccaaaattaggcctattcggacaaaagttagtccttaaggcagaagtttgtaaaattccaactaagtaaaaaaaaattgcctgAGGCATAAGGCAGAAGGTAGAgtcatgcaaaactctaccttgcgatttttttattttaattttttactaAGTGGAAGTTCAAAACCAAGGGATTTTTAGCGaaagccaaaaattaaagaccaccaattggAGGACAAAAAACTAAAgactagtgcctttgaaggacaatcgtgcaaatgacctaACAAAAATTGGCAATTCATAAGTTTGGGCCATTTATTaatatattttatgtatgtatgtatctgAATTTAAACACTAGATAATTAGGAGCGTTTGTTTTCTTAGCATCTGAATATATATAGtttgtttttaattaaaaattaaaaatatcaaGTTACTACTCTTAATAGATAATATATTCAcacaaatattaaaaaataatattaaatttttGTTGTGttatattcattatttcttttataaattaCACTCTAAATGTTAGCGTTGGAGGCAACTTGAGGTGGTGGAGGTCCGCAGTGAAGGTTGTAAGGTGGTGGCCAGTGTTGTCGTGGTTAATTGAGGAGGCTGGTATTGATGGTTGAACAGTGATTGCTAGTTATAGTTACGTTGTGGAGTGATGGTCGACCAGATGTGATGGATATACATTGATGGTTAATTATGAGATGACTGACAATGGTGATTAATATTAGAGGATAGTGGTAAACGGTGATTATAGTAGTTGGCGATGGTAGTTGCTGATGGTAATAAACAAAGTTGTAATAAAATTCTTAGGTTTCCAAAAATCCTTAAGTGAAGGTCTTTACAATTTTAAGACTTTCTACAAGGTCTAAATGATTCAAAACTTATTAAAGGCTAATAGATAATTGTAAAGAAAAAGTAAATATACGTATATAATAAACTAAAGTGTGAACAAATATCTCCATTAAGGTGAAAATAAATGAGATTTACAACAACGTCAAGcccaaaacaaaaaaacaaaaaagtgaaGTGATCAAGCTCAATATATAAACTTAATAGAAAAATCTTAGTTATGCATGTTCACAGACTATATAAAGATCAACATGTCAATTTTGTAATGTTTTTCGTACAAATAATTACAAACAACAAGATATATAGGAAGAATCATAATATATGATACATACATATCATTCTTCAAAAGATTTTCTTGGTGAGCAAAGTATGATACTATCTTCTTCTTGAGGCAACCTAAAACtaaccttcttcttcactatcCCACTTTGTGTTCTATTCATCAACCCTTCTTCTCCACCAATAATATTAATCTCCTGATCAATTTTTCTAACTCTTTCAGAAAAACTAATTCTTGGAGTACCAAACAAGTCCTTATTCACCATGGCTTCTGGTGATGAAAAGCTAATTCTTGGTGTATAAAAATTGGAATTATTCACTTCACGACGTGGAGAAGTTACACAAATTCCTTTAGTAGTTTTAGGGTTATTTATGTAATTTGGTGAATCCAAAAAacattggtgtaaagattttcCATGAAGAAGAGTACTATTTTTACTTTTTGGTTGATGAATTTCTGAATCTTTTTGACTGAGACAGCAGAGATTTGCACCCATAATTGGGATATAAGTTTTTATTCTAACATGAAGATAGGATAAacgaaaaaaattagaaaaaagtCATGGTGGATATTTAGGGTGAGAAATGAACTGAATTAATTTTGGAGAGAGGTTTTTAAAGGGTTTTAAAAGCGGAGGGACCTAAGAGAAGAAGTATAATTTTATGTTCAACGTTGGCTTAGTTATTGACAAGAAGTTATTGTCATATATAATTTAATTTAGTGCTATTATAAGAACAAAGTTGTCGACCATAATTAACTGGTCCGGTTAATTTTGATTTGCATCAAACAAGATTAATAAGGGGAAGGGAAGAGTAAAGTGCTCCCTATCAAAAAGTTTTCCTTCGTCAGATATTCAAATCCGAGACAGTTgattaaggcctcatttgtttgcactaattggaggtctgaatctgaatggttcagaccttaagtcattaagtgcatttatttgcattaagatctaagcacttattgggtctgaataggtcttaatcattaagatcttgaaccaagtcttaatatcattaagagacATTTTTGTATAGAACTTTTTTATCACCAACCCCAACCCtccacctcaaccccacccccacccactctCCACTCCAACCCCACCCATCCACCTCAACCCCATCTCATAACCACCCTCCCTCCCTCCCTCCACTCCAACCCCCCGCTCCGCACCCCCACCCCCCAtcccaccaccaaccccaatcccaccccacaccacctacccccactccccaccactAACCCCCACCCCATACTGTAAGAGAATATTTTCCATGTCTGTTTTCATTCATTCCATAGGTTAATATACATCATGTACATCATAATTGTAGGCTATAAATTAAGGAAGGATTTACTCGAAGGGAAgtatgaccataaccacgaatCGGAATCATGTTACCATTACCAATAACAATGCTATTATTTTTGCTCAATTGATAGTAAGATGAGAGAGTACCTTGGGAGTTGGTCATGTGATAtgtggctccggtgtccatgtaccaattgttGTCTTCGGGCGGATTTAACGACATTGTATGCATAGCTTGATCAATATCTGTGGGCGCATACCCACCATGTGAAGACGGGGCTGCCGAGTAGAATGATTGAGGAGGACGAGCACCGAGAATACCTTGTTGGGACTGGGCTGGCCGTGACTGCTGCTGCCACCCGCGAGGCTGCTGCCAGCCAGTGGTGGGGTAGGGGCACGGTGGGGTGGCCCACGGTTGAGGCCCCCAAGCAGCCCAGGGGGGTAAAACCATGACTGGGCAGTAGCCCCTTGGTTCGGCGATGCTGCGGGCAAATTGCCCTGGGCGGTGTGCCGGCTGCCCCCGCCGCTGCTCTCCCCGTTTCCTACGCCACCACGGTGGCTGTTGCGATTTCAGCCGCGACGACCGCGGTTGTTCTTCTTTCCGCGATTGTGAGAATTTCCTCGATTATTTGAACCATTCTCGGAATTGTTGGACTGCCCATTACTAGAAAAATTATGAGGATTAACATTGTGGGAAACGAGAGCAGCATTCGACCCGGAGTCGTGGATGGCGTCCTCGCCATAGCTGTCTTCCTCAAGTTCGAGCATCGACCGAACAACGTCAAAAGATGGGAGAGGAGTACGGTGATGTACCGTCGTTCGAAAGGTTTTATATTCCTCCGATAATCCACGCAGAAGACGAAGCACAAGTCGTTCGTCGAAAACTTTGTGGCCGACGTTTGCGAGATTGTCTGCAAGAACTTTTAGCCTGGTGCAGTATGCTTTCACATTCggaaaatccaccaa from Lycium barbarum isolate Lr01 chromosome 10, ASM1917538v2, whole genome shotgun sequence includes:
- the LOC132615238 gene encoding uncharacterized protein LOC132615238 — translated: MSFTSRVFSLISFPLIDRGEGSQYNNWATLFKLHCRANLVIDHILPPASPTVPPPATATEKLATKALWERLDDIVREWIYGTISNDLLNTIIHQEDTAAEAWNRLVHLFQDNKSARAFALDAKFTNTKLVDFPNVKAYCTRLKVLADNLANVGHKVFDERLVLRLLRGLSEEYKTFRTTVHHRTPLPSFDVVRSMLELEEDSYGEDAIHDSGSNAALVSHNVNPHNFSSNGQSNNSENGSNNRGNSHNRGKKNNRGRRG